A region of Rhodamnia argentea isolate NSW1041297 chromosome 9, ASM2092103v1, whole genome shotgun sequence DNA encodes the following proteins:
- the LOC115748543 gene encoding hydroquinone glucosyltransferase — protein sequence MEPPSATPHIAIVPTPGMGHLIPLAEFAKGLVRRHSFAVTFLVPNDGSPSKAQRSLLDSLSPSITYAFLPPVGFDDLPADTTRMETIISLTLARSLPSLRDELRRLSESTRLVALVADLFGTDAFDVAKEFDVAPYILFPSTSMCLSLFFHLPTLDEEVSCEYRDLPEPVTIPGCCVPVHGKDLLDPVQDRRNDAYKWVLHHARRYRLAEGILLNSFEELEPGAIEYLKREQPGKPPVYPVGPLVNMEQSSKSDGSDCLKWLDEQPNGSVLYVSFGSGGTLSHDQIRELALGLEMSEHRFLWVVRTPNDKAANATYFSVYSQNEPLQFLPQGFLERTKGRGLVVPSWAPQAQVLAHSSTGGFLTHCGWNSVLEGVVNGVPFVVWPLYAEQRMNALMLTQDIKVALRPRADQETGLVGWDEIAGVVKGLMEGEEGKKIRNRMKDLKDAAAKVLGEDGSSSRALSELALKWKAKLVN from the coding sequence ATGGAACCACCCTCGGCCACGCCCCACATAGCCATCGTGCCGACGCCGGGCATGGGCCATCTCATCCCTCTCGCCGAGTTCGCCAAGGGCCTCGTCCGCCGCCACAGCTTCGCCGTCACCTTCCTCGTCCCCAACGACGGCTCCCCGTCCAAGGCCCAGAGGTCCCTCCTCGACTCCCTCTCCCCCTCCATCACCTACGCCTTCCTGCCTCCCGTCGGCTTCGACGACCTCCCCGCCGACACCACCCGCATGGAGACCATCATCTCCCTCACCCTGGCCCgctccctcccctccctccgAGACGAGCTTCGGAGGCTGTCGGAGTCCACGAGGCTCGTCGCCCTCGTCGCCGACCTTTTCGGCACCGACGCCTTCGACGTGGCCAAGGAGTTCGACGTCGCCCCTTACATTTTGTTCCCCTCCACGTCCATGTGCCTGTCGCTCTTCTTTCACTTGCCGACTCTGGATGAAGAGGTCTCTTGCGAGTACAGGGACCTGCCCGAGCCGGTGACGATACCCGGTTGCTGCGTACCCGTCCACGGGAAGGACCTGCTCGACCCGGTCCAGGACCGCCGCAACGACGCCTACAAGTGGGTTCTCCACCACGCGAGGCGGTACAGGCTGGCCGAGGGGATCCTTCTCAATAGCTTCGAGGAGCTCGAGCCAGGGGCGATCGAGTACCTGAAACGGGAACAGCCCGGGAAGCCGCCGGTCTACCCGGTGGGGCCGCTGGTGAACATGGAGCAGAGCAGCAAGTCCGACGGCTCGGACTGTCTAAAGTGGTTGGACGAACAGCCCAACGGTTCGGTCCTGTACGTGTCGTTCGGGAGCGGTGGGACCCTGTCGCACGACCAGATTCGGGAGCTGGCTCTGGGATTAGAGATGAGCGAGCATAGGTTCTTGTGGGTGGTGAGGACCCCCAACGACAAAGCGGCCAATGCCACCTACTTCAGCGTGTACAGCCAAAACGAGCCGCTCCAGTTTCTGCCCCAAGGCTTCCTCGAGAGGACCAAAGGCAGGGGCTTGGTGGTGCCGTCGTGGGCCCCGCAGGCCCAGGTCCTGGCCCACAGCTCGACCGGCGGGTTCCTCACCcactgcgggtggaactcgGTCCTCGAGGGCGTGGTCAACGGCGTGCCGTTCGTCGTCTGGCCGCTCTACGCCGAGCAGAGGATGAACGCGCTCATGCTGACCCAAGACATCAAGGTGGCGCTGAGGCCGCGGGCCGACCAGGAGACCGGCCTTGTGGGGTGGGACGAGATCGCGGGGGTGGTGAAGGGCCTGATGGAGGGCGAGGAAGGGAAGAAGATTCGGAACCGGATGAAGGACCTCAAGGACGCGGCGGCCAAGGTGCTCGGCGAGGACGGGTCCTCATCGAGGGCGCTCTCGGAGTTAGCCCTCAAATGGAAGGCCAAACTTGTAAACTAA